TAAAACAGTCCATAAATAATCTCTAGAGAGGAAATCAAAGGCCTTTTTCTGATCTAGTCCAACTATATAAAAGTCCTGATCTCTCTTGGTCGTGATTATGTCTCTAATCGCACACAGATTATGCCACATGCCCCTTTTACTGCACAGGTCTGGCCGACCTCAATGACTTCATTCATGACCCCAGACATTCTGTTTACTATCACTTTAGCCAAGATTTTATAATCTATATTCATCAGGCTTATCTGTCTCCAGTTATCCAGATCACTGCGATCTccctttttaaatattaatgaaatCACACAGTGATAAAAGGAGTCATGTGGAGAGGCGCCTTTGGGGCACATGcatagcttctttttttttgttgttaaattACTTGAGATACTTCAAATTGAGCAAGAGAATAAACGAAAACAAACTTCCGGGCCACAAAGCACTGGACTGAGTAATTGGTGTTTCAACTGTTCAACAAAAGAGACCGCCGGTCTTGCTTTTTATAACAAACTTTATTAAGGAATATTATTTCAATACAAACACAATTTcagatacaaaatacaaaatccacATTCATCAACATTActacagtattatttacattagaAACATACAACACTGATTAAAAATCCAGCAGAGTCCAGGGGAACTGTCTTGCCTCTTCCACTCATCTTTGACTTCTTTCAATTTCGTCcaattaaactgaaataaagtTTTCCAGTCGCCAAGCGCGCTTCTTATAGCTAAAGCAGCTGCGTTTCTATTGGCTGAAATGCAACAACCAATCGTTTTAGCGCCGTCAAACTGTAGTACCCGCCTACCGCCCACCGTTTTTGTCCCGTACCCCAAATtctccccccacccctctcttTTGTGCTTCCGCCTGTgcgcgagagacagagaaaactTATACACGtccttgttttcctttttaaataaactttatgaAATAATCCAAATACATAATCAATACAAAATCACATGAATGCAAATTTATACACTTGTTTTCCCGCCTAATCCTAATCCATGTCACTGCAAATGGCAGCTTGGTACTTTCAGTATTGATCACAATTTACAGAACACTGTGAATTTATCACCATTTCCCCTGTGCAATATAATCAACGCTCCGagtacaatatttaaaaatcccTCTATAgagtaaatgttaaatattcttGAGCTTCTATTGAAATAGTTTATATAGTAACTCCTCACCGTCCcatgtgtgatataaaccagTGCCTCGTGCAATATTCCATGTGAAtttcaaaaaaaatatatagttacaaagtaaatatataaattatattgtcTACACATTAGCAAGTAAAAAAACCTTAAATACTCCAAGTTAATTACTCGCTTGTTAATTCTCTATCACTCGAGTGCCTCGCTGCCCGTTCGCTGCTGTAACAGGgagaatttccccgctgtgggattattttattaagaaataatgattttgtgCAGGGCGAAAGAAAACCGAGCTCCTTGAGTGGAAATGTGGGGCTCTTAAAAGAGCCGTTTTTGAAGGGGGAATTACGGGACACGAAGGTAAAACGGCGAGTTTACTTCTTCTTGGGGGCCTTTTTCGCCGCCATGGGCTTGGCAGCTTTGGGTTTGACCGCCTTCGCTTTCTTCGGGCTCTTGACCGCCTTCTTCGGTGCCGCGGGCTTCTTCGCTTTCTTGGGAGACTTGGCGACTTTCTTGGCGGCCGCCGGCTTCTTGGCTTTCTTCGGCGATTTCTTAGCGGCCGCGGGCTTCTTCACTGCTACCTTCTTGGGCTTCTTAGCAGCGGCGGGCTTTTTGGCGGCCGCCTTCTTGGCTTTTGGCGCCGCTTTCTTTGCCGGCTTCTTCTTGGGCTCGGCTTGTTTCTTGTTAAGCTTGAAGGAACCCGAGGCACCGGTGCCTTTGGTCTGCACCAGAGTGCCCTTCGTCACGAGGCTCTTGACGGCGATCTTGACGCGGGACTTGTTCTTGTCCACGTCGTAGCCGCCGGCAGCCAGAGCTTTCTTGAGGGCGGCGAGAGACACGCCGCTCCTCTCCTTAGACTGCGAAACAGCCTTGACGATGAGCTCGCCGACGCTGGGGCCGGCTTTCTTGGGCGGGGCGGCGCGCTTCTTCTTGAGGAGCTTTGGCCGGCGCGGCGGCGGCTGGAGCGGGAGCGGCTTCTGCCATCGTTCTGCTTTTGCTGCGAGGGGAGCGAGAATGAGCGGAGCTGCGCTGTTCAGAGGAACCTCCCTCTCAGGCGACGGGCCGCCCCTTAAAAGGCACACGAGAACGGTGTAGACTCAACCCGGCGGGCGCTGTGCAGCCGTGCCTCAGTGACGCGCTCGCACTTGTGTTTTCTCGTGATATTTATCGGGTAAAATAAGAGCGAATGCGCCGATTGTTGAGCGCCCAACGGCTCAGTCCTCTAGAAGAGGTTCTGTCGTGTGTCCCGAGTCCAGGAATGAGCGCGCAGCGACGCCTCGTTTCGCAGGGCGCGCTCAAAAAGGCGCCGCGCGGTCGCCGCTCCGAACGAGATGCGGCGCTTTTGGCGCGATAATCGCTGGAAAATGGTAGTAAACGGCGACGTGAGCCTTCGGACAGCTCGACGACTCATTCGGGGAGAGCCTCGGCGAGGGCGCGGAAGAAAAACGAGCGGTCAAGCGCCCCGTTTATCAAGGGTAAAACGAGCTTTCTTGGAGCGAGTAAAACACACGCGTAAGCAAGCGGGCGCCGTGGGCAGAGCTCCTCTCTGCTGATGTGCTGGTGTATAAAGCGCTATATATAAACTTTGACTTCACCAGTGGTAAATAAACCCCAAGCTCCTTCTCACCCTAATTAACTTTATTCTAATTTCTCCCTCACCCTAGTGGGAAGTAACCATGAACTTCTTATAATCTTACTAGAAATAAGCCTCACTCTTCTCTGATCCTAACTTGATTTAGTCTGAACTCATCATCAACCCTGTGGGAACTAGCAGTGAAATACTCAGACTACATCATAAGCCTAAGGCCCAGCTCCATACCAGCTTTTAATCACTCTTCTCACAAGCCTGACGACTTCCAACATCTCCCTTCACTCACTATAATTTCACCATAAGCATGAGCTCTGGCCCAAAAAAACTCCTATGGCTCGCTCCAACTACATAATAGTCCCATGTCTTAGCTTCTGTCATGCTTTTGATTACTTTGACCTCAGCAACAATCAAAGTTCTTgaactaaatatattttcacttcaCCATAAACCTAAAGCCTCGCTCTAAATCTGCTATGGCTTTAACTGCATGATGAGCCTGAGGCCTGGCTGTAAGTCTGATTTGGCCTACTCTACGACATGGACTCAAAGCTGAGCTCTGCACCTGATTTTAGTTCTCTCATTTTATCAGAAGTCTGATACATCTCAGTTCACTCTCACTCCATCACAAGCCTGATGCCCTGCCCTAAGCTTACTTTGACGTTCTTTAACTGGAGCTACTCATCTAACTTTACTATAAGCCCAGGGCCTAAAGCCGAGCTCTAAACCTACCATCAGTCCCTCTCTATACAGCGTAAGCCTGTGGCCTAGCAGGAAAGATCATATTACTCACTGTCTTCTTTGGAAGTCAAAGGCCTTGCCCTACACTGACTTTCACGATCTCCGAGTTCAGGGCTATAGCAGCTGTTACTCTGACTACTGTATAAACCTGAGGCTGTCGGGACCCAGAGCTCCCTGTCCTCCGCTCCGAAGTCCCAgatgatgtggaaaaacattactaattaaataaagttaaatcaaagttttagttttaatttaatctgttttctcATTTAGAAAGAGTAGCAAATTAAAAgaattgaaaaaaaacattcttgcaAAAGTTCAAGAAAAGTGAAGAATCACTCTttgcaaaaaagtcaaaaaaagtattttcttaATGTCCCTGGACCCAATTTCTAATTCCCAATGTGTCTTGTTTTCTGGAGAAATCTGGTAACCCTTATTTCTCACCCAactcaagatgttttttttaattaattttctctGCCTTGTTTTATCAGGTCTCTCTATCCTCCCTGTGTCCGTTGTTTGAAACACTTTCTTATTAAATTGGCTCAAAGACCAGTTCTTACCAACCCTTATCAGCTAGCCTTCCTATTCCCAGCTAACTTCTACTGTAAAAGCAgtgtttctcactctttctgacctgcCAGGTGATTTTTTCCTACCACAATGGCTCCTTTCATTCCCATACCCTGCTTGGGTCTGGAGTTCGTGCTATtctatatatggaaatattgggcctgcttttccggtctctgtctgcctgcctcagTTAAGTGCTTATAGGCCTGTCTGTCTCAGTTTtagtatttataaccatttttaatattttcaaagCTAATGATCattacaaaacttttattaattAGGGTTCAAGGACATTTTCTTCAAAAACTCCAACAGGCCTAGCCATAAGTATGTAAGCTTAATGGCACGTCTTGCACCTACTTTTGCTTTATGTTCTTGCTTTAACCGACCTGTACTCCCTGACACCTTATCATCAGCCTAAGGCAGGGGTGTGCAGTCTTATTCACAAAAGTTCggcgtggctgcaggttttcactccaaacaagctgcAGCACAGCTgacttcacttatttaattagttggtctcagtcttggagtgaaaacctgcagccatacCAGCCCTTTgaggataagactggacaccctgGCGTAAGGGCTGCTTTCATTTCCTCTAACAGGTTTGTGCATATCTATATTCTTTGATGTAAATAatgctgtattttgcacttctggttagatgctgACTGCATTCCATTGGCTCTGCACCTGTAACTGCACAATGACAAAGCTGGATCTAATCTAATCTGAGCCTAACGCCTGTCTCTGCATCACAGCCCTAAGACTTAGACTGTAACAGACTTTAACTAACTCCCATTTCATCAGACGTCTCTGGCCCGGCTGTAAACTCTTTATCCTCAGTCTAACTTCAATATGACTGCCCTAAACGCAGTTATACTCACTCACTTGGACTAAATACAGCAGAAGCCTGGGGCCTTTCTACACACCTGTTCATACTTCCTGAGCCTAAATCCTAAATCCAAACTTATCATTGTTTTAGTCCTAAAGGCCTTAATTCTGCTCTTCACACTCCACACAGTATTCCAGCTATTCTCTggcccaacacacctgatccagtgCATAATCACTTACAAGGAAATGTTTTtgaggtggaaaaaaaaaaaaaaatgacaaatattagcAATGAGCAGCGATAAGAAACACTTTAAACTCACCAGCCCAAAAACTGGATGTACAggatgagtcaaaagtcacaggacatgttttactgtattgtattattgATTTTGTGacagcacaaaaaataaaatcaaacttaGTGTagcctttattttattaatgcagtgagttcatctctctctcacacacggtGGGAAAGCAAAAAAGGAGCTCACCAGGCCGCACATTTAAACCGTGTTACTACATTCAAATATACCATTATTTTAAACTACAAAAACCCGAATAACGCGTGTTacatttattattgtatatatgAGGCAGAGAGCGCCATTTCACCAGCGCCCATTACCCAAACAAAGAAACTACGTGCAAAGAAGCTGCGcaggaaaacacaaactaaGTTTCATCAGACACATCCCCGCTTTCATtctcagaaacagagaaaagctCTTAAAGCGAAACCGTGGGTGACTCTTAAAAGAGCCGTTGGTGTTGATGAAGTCCGGGTCACTTCTTACTTGGAGCTAGTGTACTTGGTGACGGCCTTGGTGCCCTCGGACACGGCGTGCTTGGCCAGCTCGCCGGGAAGAAGCAGGCGCACGGCGGTCTGAATCTCCCTGGACGTGATAGTGGAGCGTTTGTTGTAATGAGCCAGACGGGACGACTCACCGGCGATGCGCTCGAAGATGTCGTTGACGAACGAGTTCATGATGCCCATCGCCTTGGACGAAATGCCGGTGTCGGGGTGGACCTGCTTCAGCACCTTGTACACGTAGATGGCGTAGCTCTCCTTCCTGGACTTTCTGCGCTTCTTTCCTCCCTTGCCGGCCGTCTTGGTCACGGCTTTCTTGGATCCCTTTTTCGGGGCGGACTTAGCAGGTTCAGGCATGGCTCTCCTCTTCGAGTGAGACTGAAGAATGAGAAGAAGCGCCCGGCACCGGCTTATTTACACTGCGATATTCAAATAGATCAGGCTCCGCCTTCACAGTGCTGTCAAACGGTCATTGGACGATGAACAACGGCTCGCTTGGCGGACAACCACTAGCTCTCCTTCACCCCACTCTCCTCCTCCTAGCTAAAGACTGTCTTTGTTCTCTTTCCCGCGCATTCCGATCTACTGGGTGTCCTGCACAGCACATCTGAAcaaatttattcaaaatatttctttttattgctCTTTCATAAAATGGCGTCACATTTCTAAACACCTTTGAAAGGTTTTGagtttttggcatttttaaataataattgtgtattttggatctcaaaatgctgttttactaaaaaaaaaaaaattcaaataaatagtTCAAGTCATTCTGTATTACAGAGTTAATGAGATCCAAGTAACACATTTGAGTTCATTTCAAAGGAAATTGAACGGATGTACCGGGTTCTGGTGGAGAACCGCGCTGCGTTTGACCGTTTCAGCTGTAAAAGGTAGAAATCGTGAAGCTGTGACGATGAATAATAACGGCTTTACTAACTAAACGACTCCAACAGCGTTTTCTGAAACCTACAGTAGCTCACCACACACAACATATACAATGTTCCTCTTCCTCTGTTGTTCTGGTATTAAAGTAAGATCACTACTAATTTCCTCCCAATGTTGAAGTTAAATGGACCAAACTGGAATTCCCATTTCTACCAAACAGGTCATAAGGAGCAGCTCTTCTGGTGGGAGTGTGGGGGGCTCTTAAAAGAGCCGTTGGGTTTCTGGTTGTTCGAGTCGAGAGTTTAACCTCCGAAGCCGTACAGGGTTCGTCCCTGACGCTTCAGGGCGTAAACCACGTCCATGGCGGTGACGGTTTTCCTCTTGGCGTGCTCGGTGTAGGTGACGGCGTCCCTGATCACGTTCTCCAGGAACACTTTAAGTACGCCGCGAGTCTCTTCGTAGATCAGGCCAGAGATACGCTTCACACCGCC
This window of the Pygocentrus nattereri isolate fPygNat1 chromosome 2, fPygNat1.pri, whole genome shotgun sequence genome carries:
- the LOC108417208 gene encoding histone H2B, with the protein product MPEPAKSAPKKGSKKAVTKTAGKGGKKRRKSRKESYAIYVYKVLKQVHPDTGISSKAMGIMNSFVNDIFERIAGESSRLAHYNKRSTITSREIQTAVRLLLPGELAKHAVSEGTKAVTKYTSSK